A window of Lodderomyces beijingensis strain CBS 14171 genome assembly, chromosome: 1 contains these coding sequences:
- a CDS encoding mitochondrial 54S ribosomal protein uL6m: protein MSVLRGLGRVQTRGFASSTAALSNIGKQPIKLIEGTSFAIETIPPEFCRSFAKRDKVYTLGRQVIIKGPLGTIRTEIPQFLKVRPSEDDPSLLTVKVDKPTNKLQKQFWGTMRSAIQNAVIGTSEGHMAIVKFVGTGYRAILEKNAKGQDVIALKLGFPYTPKVVIPKGIKVSSPNPARLVIEGCDKQQVKLFAAVIREYKKPEPYKGKGIFVDDETIVLKEKKIK from the coding sequence ATGAGCGTTCTAAGGGGTTTAGGCCGTGTTCAGACACGTGGCTTTGCGTCCTCAACCGCAGCGTTATCAAACATCGGCAAGCAGCCAATCAAGCTTATCGAAGGCACATCCTTCGCCATAGAAACGATTCCGCCGGAATTCTGCAGATCATTCGCCAAGAGAGACAAGGTGTATACGCTAGGCAGACAGGTCATCATCAAAGGTCCATTGGGCACGATACGAACCGAGATTCCGCAGTTCTTGAAAGTCCGGCCCTCGGAAGACGACCCGAGTCTATTAACGGTCAAGGTCGAcaaaccaaccaacaaGCTACAGAAGCAATTCTGGGGCACCATGCGCTCGGCGATCCAGAACGCGGTGATCGGCACGTCCGAGGGCCACATGGCCATTGTCAAGTTTGTTGGAACCGGGTACAGAGCcatcttggagaaaaacGCCAAGGGCCAGGATGTCATTgcgttgaagttggggtTCCCATATACGCCAAAAGTCGTTATTCCCAAAGGGATCAAAGTCTCGAGCCCCAACCCTGCTCGATTGGTGATTGAAGGGTGCGACAAGCAGCAGGTGAAGTTGTTTGCTGCGGTGATTAGAGAATACAAGAAACCTGAGCCCTATAAAGGTAAGGGAATATTCGTGGACGACGAGACCATTGTGCTtaaggagaagaagatcaaGTAG
- a CDS encoding mitochondrial 54S ribosomal protein uL3m, translating to MMGLSQWSPSHILPAIRQQIRTAAQITSIHAVTSIRTTPPSKQHTIEEANKRKQLLDRPGLFGIKRGMMTWFTPQGEQHAATVIEVDSVEILGHKTREQWGYDANIVGTIDKLKNVAQPQLKMFEEAGTAPKFKFGEFRVRDGSGLIPVGTELKADYFAVGQLVDIKGITKGKGFAGVMKRWDFKGGRASHGVSKAHRKPGATGGNQNPGRVFPGKKMAGRMGGKNSTDFNKEVLHTDADAGILIVKGCIPGPNKSIVRVADAIKLYGKRIGQT from the coding sequence ATGATGGGCCTATCGCAGTGGCTGCCGAGCCACATCTTGCCCGCAATACGCCAGCAGATAAGAACCGCCGCGCAAATCACCTCGATCCACGCCGTAACGTCCATCAGAACCACGCCTCCCTCAAAACAACACACAATCGAAGAAGCCAACAAGCGGAAACAACTCTTGGACAGACCCGGTTTGTTCGGAATCAAGCGCGGGATGATGACGTGGTTCACGCCCCAAGGGGAACAGCACGCCGCCACCGTGATTGAGGTTGACTCTGTTGAGATTTTGGGCCACAAGACCCGCGAGCAATGGGGTTACGACGCCAATATCGTGGGCACCATCGACAAGCTCAAGAACGTGGCGCAACCGCAATTGAAGATGTTTGAGGAGGCGGGCACGGCGcccaagttcaaattcgGCGAGTTTCGCGTGCGCGATGGGTCGGGGTTGATCCCCGTGGGGACGGAGTTGAAGGCGGACTATTTCGCGGTGGGCCAGTTGGTTGACATCAAGGGGATTACAAAGGGGAAAGGGTTCGCTGGTGTGATGAAGAGATGGGATTTCAAAGGTGGCAGGGCCTCGCATGGTGTTTCGAAGGCCCATAGGAAGCCGGGTGCCACCGGTGGTAATCAGAACCCAGGGCGGGTCTTCCCAGGTAAGAAGATGGCTGGGAGAATGGGAGGTAAGAACCTGACTGATTTCAATAAGGAGGTGTTGCACACCGATGCTGACGCGGGCATCTTGATTGTCAAAGGGTGCATTCCTGGGCCGAACAAGAGTATAGTGCGAGTCGCCGATGCTATCAAGCTCTATGGAAAACGTATCGGCCAGACATAA